The Clostridiales bacterium FE2011 sequence CGTTATAGGTTTGCCGTCCGTAGGCGCCGTCAGCGCTTCCCTCCGGCAGATATCCTTTTTCAATCAGCTTTTCCTGCAGTTTCTTTACTTCCTTGCCCTTGGTTCCCATTGTCAGGTTATGATAAGCCTTCACGTTCGGCGTGATGGTGGGGACCGGTGCCGGAGTAATCTGCGCCGTAGGTTTTGCAGCGTTCGTCACTGCCGCTGCGGGAATCTTTTCAGGATTCTGGACCTGCGTGTTGTCCACGGTTTCCACAATTGCGGTTGCAGCAGGAGTGGGAACGGGCGTTTCCTTCGGAGCAGCCGTACTATTCACAGCCAGCGCCATTGTCGCCGACATGTAGATCAGCAGGGTTTTCATCAGATCCATATACGCCACTCCTCGTTCCTTAGAATTGAACCATCTTTCGAATCATTATATCAAACCCCGACTCTGATGACAATAGAAGTTTTGTATGGTAGAATCAGGCGATACGACAATTCAGGATTCAGAAATCAGAATTCAGAATTATCTGTTTCATATCCTTCAGGGACTCCCTGAACAGAGGCCGGATGTTTCGAAAAACAGCCCTCCTTGAAACAACGGCACATACCCGTTTTATATTCCCGAATATCCCGAAATCATTTGAGCCGGACATATAATTATGCATTATGCATCATGCATTTTGCATTGGTAATGGAGCGTATTTATGGAACAGCTTGAGGCGACCATCCAGGGTACCGTTTTCCGGAATGAGGAAAACGGCTGGTCCGTCCTGACCGTCCGTTCCGGCCGGTCAGAGATTACCGTGGTCGGCTCCCTGCCGGAGCTGAGTCCCGGTGAACAGGCTGTTTTTTCAGGCGACTGGATAGAACATCGTACCTACGGCCGCCAGTTTCACTGTGTCTCCTGCGAACTGAAAACGCCCACAACCCTCCTGGGGATTGAGCGATTCCTCGGCAGCGGCCTGATCCACGGTGTGGGTCCGTCCACTGCCCAGCTGATTGTTGAAGCCTTCGGGGAAGAAACCCTTGTGGTTCTCTCCGAGCATCCGGAGCGCCTGAGCGAGGTTCGCGGCATCGGCAAAAAGCGAGCCATCATGATTGCCGAAAGCTTCCGGGAGCAGCAGAGCACCCGGCGCGCCATGGTCTTCCTTCAGTCCTACGGTATTTCCCCTGCCCTGGCCATCCGGATCAGCCGGCATTACGGCGACCGCACCCCGGAAATCGTCCGGGAGAATCCTTACCGCCTGTGCGATGACCTGGAAGGCGTGGGGTTCAAAACCGCGGACCGCATCGGTCTGTCCCTGGGCATTCCGCCCGACAGTGAAAACCGCGTCAAATCCGCCATGACCTATATCCTGCGGGATGCTGCCGCTGCTTCAGGTCATGTTTACCTGCCGGAAACGGAGCTCTGTTCCGCCTCCGCCTCGCTGCTCAACGTGCCGCTCACCCTTTGTCAGCAGGCACTGCGCAGCATGCTTGTTTCCGGCGCGCTTCATTCCGAAACGGATGAAGCGGCAGAAAACCGCCGGGTTTACCTGCCTTATTACCGTTACGCGGAGCAGGAGGTCGCCCTCATGATCCGCCGCCTGATGGTTGCCATTACACCCGACAAATACGCCGGTGTTTCCCGGGCGATTTCGTCCTTTGAAAAACGCCGGAACATCACCTTCTCCCCCACCCAGCGCCAGGCCATTGCCGGTGCGCTGGAAAACGGTGTCTTTGTAATTACCGGCGGCCCCGGCACAGGCAAAACCACGATCATCAACTGCATTCTGGAGCTGCTCTCGAAGGATAACGAGACGGTTCTTTGCGCCCCTACCGGCCGCGCCGCCAAACGGATGAGCGAGGCCACCGGCGCAGAAGCGCGAACCATTCACCGCCTGCTGGAATACAGCGGTGAGCAGGGCGCCTTCACCCGCACGGATGACAACCCGCTGGAAGCGGACTGCGTCATCGCGGATGAAACCTCCATGATCGACCTGGTCCTGATGCGCGCCCTGCTGAAGGCCATCCGCCCCGGCACCCGCCTGATCCTCGTCGGCGACGCGGATCAGCTGCCCAGCGTCGGCGCGGGCAACGTGCTCGGCGATATTCTCGACAGCGGTGAAGTGCCTTGTGTCCGCCTTACGGAAATCTACCGCCAGAGCGGGGAAAGCCAGATCGTCGTGAACGCCCACCTGATCAATAACGGACAAATGCCGGTACTTAACGGCAAAGGCACGGATTTCTTCTTTGAGCGTAAAACCGCCCTGGCCGACGCAGCCCAGAGCATCACGGCCCTGGTCACTTCCCGGCTGCCCGGTTATCTGCATTATCCGGAAGAGGAGCGTCTCTCCCTTTCCGTCCGGAACATCCAGGTTCTTGCTCCCTCCCGCAAAGGAGAATGCGGCGTCAACAGCCTCAACCTCCGCCTGCAGGAAATGCTCAACCCGCCCGCCTCGGACAAGCCGCAGCTGCAATGGGGAGAAACCATATTCCGTCTGGGAGACAAGGTCATCCAGACCCGGAATGATTACCGTCTTCCCTGGCGCCGGGAAACCTCCGCCGGCATTGAGGACGGTGCCGGTGTGTTCAACGGCGATATCGGCTTCATCATCGACGTGGATCCGGAAAACCATATGCTTACCGTCCGCTTTGATGAGGAGCGGGAAGCCACCTATGAATCCGGAGACCTGGAAGACCTGGAGCCCGCCTACTGCCTCAGCGTGCATAAATCCCAGGGCAGTGAGTTCCCGGTGGTCGTCATGCCCGTGACCCCCGGACCGCCTATGCTGCTCACCCGCAACCTGCTTTATACTGCCCTGACCAGGGCCCGCAGCCTCGTGGTGCTGGTCGGCACCGAGGCCGTGATCCGCCGCATGGTGGAAAACGATCATGTGATCTGCCGCTACACCACCCTGGCCCGCCGGCTGATCGAAACCCGGGAGCTTGTACAATGAGCCCCCGCCCTTTCGAAACCTGGCTGTTCGGCAAGTGGGGGCCGCTTGAAAAAGCCCTTGCCCGCTGGGGAAAAGACGTCATCTGGCCCGAGGATGCCCTCTGCTGTGTCTGCGGCAGGGTAACAGATAAGGACGGTCTCTGTGCCTACTGCCGGGAATCCCTGGAGCATGACGGCTTCTTTTTCGCCTGGGAACGTTCCGATCCGGATCCTGATCTACCTGTCTGGTCCCTCCGTCCGCATGAAGGCATTCCCCGGGAACTGGTGATCCGACTCAAATACGGTGCGGAAGCACGTGCCGCCCGCATCCTTGCAAGCCTGCTCCTTCCCCTGCCGGATGACGTGGTTTTCCCGCCGGACACGGTTGTCACCTGGGTCACCATGCCGGAATCCCGCCGCCGGGAGCGAGCCGTCGATCACGGCCGCCTGCTGGCGGAAGCCTTCGCGGAAAAGCTGTCCCTGCCCTGCAGGCAGCTGCTGCTTCGGCGTGACCGCCGGGAAAAGCGCCAGGTAGGACTGAATGAAAAAGAGCGCGCCGCCAATCTGGCAGGCGCTTTCACACCCAAAGAAAAGATCACTTTTCCGGTACTCATCGTGGACGATGTGCGCACCACAGGCACCACTCTCTGCCGCTGTGCGGAAGCCCTGCGATCCGGCGGCGCGGAAAAGATTTTCGGTCTGACCGTCACCGCCCGAAAATAATTGACATATAAGCCCTTTCGGCAGTATTATATACGTTGGTCTGTTGCGATCAGGCGAACGTTTTTTGACGTTCAGCTCTCTTCATAACAGCCAATAGTATTGAATTCCGAATTCCACGTTTAAAAGGATTTTGTTTAAATCCGTGTCGGTATTCACTATGATCCCTGGGAAGTATTCGTCATCCTGAGCGTATGTGTCAGGAAACTTTCCGCCGCAGCGGATCATTCTGAATTCTGAATTCTGAATTCTGAATTAGTATTTGGAGGTTTGCCCTGTGCTTGAATGTATCGTGACAAAATTCGGCGGCAGCTCGCTGGCCAATGATGAACAGTTCCGTAAGGTTCGCAGCATTCTGGAGCTGGAACCCACCCGTCGCTACCTGGTCCCCAGCGCTCCCGGCAAACGCTTCAAGGAAGACGATAAAGTCACTGACCTGCTGTATCAGTGCTATGACCTTGCCTGCGAAGGCAAATCCATCGCGGAGCCTTTTTCCCGTATCCGGGATCGCTATCTGTCCATCGCCCGCGCTCTGCACCTGAAAGTGGATATCAACTCCAAACTGGACGAAGTGGAGCAGGGTATCTCCTCCGGCAAGGGCAAGGACTGGTGCGCCAGCCGCGGTGAATACCTCTGCGGTATCCTGATGGCTGACTACCTGGGATGGCGTTT is a genomic window containing:
- a CDS encoding ComF family protein; amino-acid sequence: MSPRPFETWLFGKWGPLEKALARWGKDVIWPEDALCCVCGRVTDKDGLCAYCRESLEHDGFFFAWERSDPDPDLPVWSLRPHEGIPRELVIRLKYGAEARAARILASLLLPLPDDVVFPPDTVVTWVTMPESRRRERAVDHGRLLAEAFAEKLSLPCRQLLLRRDRREKRQVGLNEKERAANLAGAFTPKEKITFPVLIVDDVRTTGTTLCRCAEALRSGGAEKIFGLTVTARK
- a CDS encoding ATP-dependent RecD-like DNA helicase, with translation MEQLEATIQGTVFRNEENGWSVLTVRSGRSEITVVGSLPELSPGEQAVFSGDWIEHRTYGRQFHCVSCELKTPTTLLGIERFLGSGLIHGVGPSTAQLIVEAFGEETLVVLSEHPERLSEVRGIGKKRAIMIAESFREQQSTRRAMVFLQSYGISPALAIRISRHYGDRTPEIVRENPYRLCDDLEGVGFKTADRIGLSLGIPPDSENRVKSAMTYILRDAAAASGHVYLPETELCSASASLLNVPLTLCQQALRSMLVSGALHSETDEAAENRRVYLPYYRYAEQEVALMIRRLMVAITPDKYAGVSRAISSFEKRRNITFSPTQRQAIAGALENGVFVITGGPGTGKTTIINCILELLSKDNETVLCAPTGRAAKRMSEATGAEARTIHRLLEYSGEQGAFTRTDDNPLEADCVIADETSMIDLVLMRALLKAIRPGTRLILVGDADQLPSVGAGNVLGDILDSGEVPCVRLTEIYRQSGESQIVVNAHLINNGQMPVLNGKGTDFFFERKTALADAAQSITALVTSRLPGYLHYPEEERLSLSVRNIQVLAPSRKGECGVNSLNLRLQEMLNPPASDKPQLQWGETIFRLGDKVIQTRNDYRLPWRRETSAGIEDGAGVFNGDIGFIIDVDPENHMLTVRFDEEREATYESGDLEDLEPAYCLSVHKSQGSEFPVVVMPVTPGPPMLLTRNLLYTALTRARSLVVLVGTEAVIRRMVENDHVICRYTTLARRLIETRELVQ